A window of the Balaenoptera acutorostrata chromosome 13, mBalAcu1.1, whole genome shotgun sequence genome harbors these coding sequences:
- the LOC130704621 gene encoding iron-sulfur cluster assembly enzyme ISCU-like, translated as MAAAGAGRLRRATSALLLRAPRLPVRELSAPARLYHKKVVDHYENPRNVGSLDKTSKNVGTGLVGAPACGDVMKLQIHVDEKGKIVDARFKTFGCGSAIASSSLATEWVKGKTVEEALTIKNTDIAKELCLPPVKLHCSMLAEDAIRAALADYKLKQEPKKGEVEKK; from the coding sequence ATGGCGGCGGCTGGAGCAGGCCGTCTGAGGCGGGCGACTTCGGCACTGCTGCTCCGGGCCCCGCGTCTGCCGGTCCGGGAGCTGTCAGCTCCGGCTCGGCTCTATCACAAGAAGGTTGTTGATCATTATGAAAATCCCCGAAACGTGGGGTCCCTTGATAAGACATCTAAAAATGTTGGAACCGGACTGGTGGGAGCTCCGGCGTGTGGTGATGTCATGAAATTACAGATTCACGTGGATGAAAAGGGGAAGATCGTGGACGCCAGGTTTAAAACATTTGGCTGTGGTTCTGCGATTGCCTCCAGCTCGCTAGCCACCGAATGGGTAAAGGGGAAGACGGTGGAGGAAGCCTTGACCATCAAAAACACGGACATTGCCAAGGAGCTTTGCCTCCCGCCTGTGAAACTGCACTGCTCCATGCTGGCCGAAGATGCCATCAGGGCCGCCCTGGCTGATTACAAACTGAAACAAGAACCCAAGAAAGGAGAGgtggaaaagaaatga